The Camelus dromedarius isolate mCamDro1 chromosome 17, mCamDro1.pat, whole genome shotgun sequence DNA window ACTAGTGTGTCCCGTTCTGACCTGCCAAAGCCTCTCCAggctccacccacccctcccgGCAGGCCCCTCGACCTTGAGGCCCTTTcccatttctcttcccctttccctgtcCCTGGTCGGGGGCTACCTTGCTCCCCATGCTCTGAGGTGCATGTGCCCCGGCTTGTCCCACCTCTTTCATCCCCAAAGCCCACTCGTCCCGATGGCGGCGCACTCCTCGCCTTGTTGTACTGCACGCAGCGCCGCAGCAGCTCCGAGGCCAGGTCGAACTTGCTGCCCTGGCAGTAGATGTCGGCCAGCAGGAGCCAGCTCTTCTCCAGGTCCTCAGCCTCGGCCAGTGCCCACGGAGCCTTGGCCAGACGCTTCAACTGCGTGCGCGCCTTGGGGACCTGCTTCAGCAGCATGTAGGCCTGCGCCATGGCCAGCAGAGCGGGGACGCTGTCCTTCTGTGGGGGTGGGAAGCAGGCGTTGTCGCGCCGGGCCCTGGGACCCTCcccgcctgcctgccctcctgcctgccctcccttcccagtAGCCCGCGCACCTCGGCCTGGGCCATCTCAATGAAGGTGCCCAGGGCCGCCTCCACATTAGCCTTCTCCCTGGTGGCCAGCAGGCACAGGCTCTGCAGCAGCCGCAGCTGGGTCTGGCCCCAGGCGGAGTGCGGGTAGAACTCCCGCAGCAGCTTCTCTGCGGTGCGCACGCCGTGCTGCTCCCATTCCTTCCTGCTGGTGGAGCCGCAGGCATCAGACGCTGAGCTGGAGGGCGTCAGCCTGCCGTTGTGACCCTCACCGGGCCTCGACCCAGAGGCCATAGGCTCTCCGTGCCTCCCCCAGGGTCCCGCCCCTGCCTCGCCGCCCAGCCAGGCCCTCACTTGCTCTCAGCCACCAGGTTCTCGAAAGCTTCTCCACCCACGATCTCGTTGTCTGGGTTCAAACAGATCTGCACCATGTAATAGGTGGCGCTCTGGCCCCAAGTGCTGTCCCTGCGCGCTTTGTTCAGGAACTTCAGGGCTTCATTGGGCTGCCCTAGGTACCTGTGGTGGACGAGAGAAGCACCAAGAATCAGATAGGGAATCTGGCCTGGAGACTGCAGGGACATACAAGGCTCACTCTGGGAATCTGCATAAAGCAGGGGCAGGATCGCTGGTCTCCCTACTTCCAGATCTGGAAACTGAGTTTCTGCTTCCCTAGCAAAGCCCTGTACGTCTGTTAGGGAGAGCCTCCTGCGCATAACTGCAGACACCGCCCCCCTACAACCCACCAGCAGTAGATGCCCCTGCAGTAGTTGAACCCTGGCTCCCAAGGCACCCGGCTGGACATCTTCTTGGCCAATTCAAAGAAGGCAGGGGCATCTTCAAGTTTGCCACTTCTTCGCAGCAGATCGATTAGTTTGTTCAATACAGGAAAATTGTCTAAAAGAAGAGAGCAGAAATCTCCAGGCTGTGATAACCAATTGCTAATTCAGGCAGGGTGCTCTGTGacctggcagggagaggggagggaggaccagGAGACACTACTCATCTGAACTGAGCAGGGATATCCCAGCAGCTCCAGTGTCTCCACTGGTCTCCAGTGAGACACAATGAAGTAAGTACtcttattgtccccattttacagatgaggcgaCTGAGGAACAAAGAAGTGCAGCAATCTGCCAAAGGTTACATAGCTGGTAAGTGAAAGACCAGGATTCTTACCTAGCTGGTCTGGCTCCAGGACCCACACTGCTAACGGCTACAATCTGCTGGGCCTCTGGGCGACTCTGCTGTGGGCCTGACTGGGGCTCCAGCCTGAGTCTCCTGTTCGGCCCAAGCCTTCTCCAGCAAGAAAAGGTGGTTTTATGCTGCAGTGAGTGGGAATGGAGCTGTATATCGAGGTAAATTTCTAGCCACCTTCAGGTGGCTGTGACCTCAAAAAGGGACTTCTGTTGAGCCCCAGTGTCTGTGATTTGGGGACAGACAGGCTGTCTCGGGTCCAGTGCCAACTGCTGCCCTGCCTGAGACCAGGAACTGGCCCCTTGGACTTGGGAAGGGCCAGCATGTTCCACTGGGACTTTATcagcttcctgcctctctgggaacAATCAGAGAGGAAGGGGCTTCCCTGCCCggtcaggaaggaggggagagggcccACCCTTCTAGGAGAGAGCAGCCCTGGCTTGGTGGGAACTGACACAGGCAGTCTCAGTGGGCAGCTCCAGGCAGGCAGTTACCTGGCGCTTTCTCCAGGACTTGGTGGTAGAGATTGATGGCAGcttcatatttctgttttctaaacaTCAGGTCAGCCATCATCTATCAGAAAAACCCACAATGCTGGGACAGCCACTTGCATGGGCGTGttggggaggctgtggggagcagtaaggagggaaagtgggagaggacTTCCTTCCTGTCACCTCTCTGGGCACTGGGAGAAGCTGCCACAGGAGAAGCCCAAGAGGCGGGGcggccctggggaaggggaaggtgggTGAGGATGGAAGTGGGAAGGAAAAGCCAGGGGTAGACACCCACGGAACCGGTCCCTCCGCCCCCATCTGAGAACTGCCAGCTCCAGGTGATGAGGTGGAATGGGGATTCTCCACCTCCGCTGGGGCAGCCCTGGAGGTGGTCTGGGTGaccagggagagagaggtggcACTGGGGAGGGCTGTTCCCACACACTTCCCGAAgccccaggaacctggcccacccGTGCCTTCACCCGTGGGTGTGGTTTCCCCTGGAGTGAATCAgcctccccaccttccctcagAGTGGCCTGGGAGGTCGATGCTGCCCCCTGCTGCCAGCCCACCCCTCCTGTCTGAAGGACAGCAGGTCCAGTGCTGAGTCCACTTTTGGGGGCAGGTCAGCCAGGCATCTGGGGTTATGGGGCTAGGAAGTAGCCGGCATGTGgtcacagggctggggagggcagggaagaggtCCCGGAGCCTCTCACCACAGAGGCCATCTCATGGTTGTTCTCGGTCTGCAGGAGGATGGCGCACTGCTGCTCGCACAAGTCCAGGTGCCCCTGCAGGAGGTAGAGCCGTGCCAGCTCCAGCTCCACCTGGACAAGATTGGATATGATAACTAAGCAATGAGCATCATGGGAAAACTTGGGGACTGATGCCTTGTTCCTGCATCAGCTCTGCCTTCCAAATATGTCTTTGATCTGCTAGGAAAATGTCTCTGGTCCTCCTAGTCTCCCACCCAATACTCCAGTCACACCAGGCCTTTTACTAACCTCTGACAGTCAGGATCTGGTTAACTCATACTCATCCTTCAGCTTTAGCTCtgacctcacctcctccaggaggccctctGAGACCAGACTCTGGGACAGGTGCCCCTCTTCTGAGTTCCTATAGTGCCCTGAGCCCCCTGCGGGTATCACATGGTATTAGAACTGTGTATGTACTTGTTTGTACCCTGTGCCTGAGGGCAGCCTGTGGGCAAGGAGTAGGTACAGggcctagcacagtacctggcacacaccGGGAACCTGTTCAGTGAGAGCATATTAAATACACGAGTGGGTCTGTCACTAAGCTCTTCATCTACTCCTTAGCGTGAACTCCAGCTACCTGAAGCCACACCTGCTGAGCAACGCCAAACCTCCTTGGAAGCTTAGCCTGGGCTTCACACCCAAAGAGCCCCTGCCAACTACCCTCTCATCGTCTCTCCACCTATAAGGGGGACCTGAAAACGCCAGACTAACCTGCAGTGTCTTTCAGTAATGCCTTCCCTGCTCCACCCACCACGTATGGCTGTCCAAAGATGGGCTTCCAGCCTTGCTCTGAGGGCTGCAGTGGGTGGGGGCCCAGGGGTCCCTGCCCCTTGCACCTGCAGCTCCTcagggagacacagagagggagcTGGCCTCCACTCCTGGACAGGGAGCTCTGCAAGGCTCTGTGCCCCAAGAGACGGAACAGGGTCTCACTCTAATGATCCCACCTTATTGTCAGTGGGCGAGTAGGAGAGGGCGTCCTTGTAAGACCGCACTGCCTTGGTGAACTCCTTCTCGGCCAGGTAGTACTCCCCAAACTGGATGCAGATGGAGGCTGCTAGTTGCTTCTGGGAGGGGATCATTTCCGGTTGCTCCAGGGGGACACGCTTCAAGATCCGAGACTGGAGGTCCATGGCCTTGGGAAACCAGCAAACTCAGCATCAGAAACCTGGAGCCTGATGTGCCAGATCTCAGGCCAATTCACAGTAAGTCCCCAAGCTCTCATCTCAGGGCCAGCCGTCTTAGAAGGGGCATCTCAAGGGCGCTTGAGCAAATGTAGGTCACTCCGGACAGGCGAGACCACTGGCTGAGTACTCAGGAGGCGAGCTGGCACTGCCTCTGGGGCAGGAGCAGAAGCAAAGGCACTTGAACAAAACACTCTATTGTACTCAacttgtttacctgtttccatCACACCTTGGCACTCATTGCGTCTAATTTGCTTCAGCTGTCCTACAGGCTAGAccaagcacacagtaggtactcaacacAGGCTGCATTTTGATGGGTGTATTCATTCTGAATAATGCCCTGCTTGGGATCTGAGGCAGCCCCCACCAATGTGCACGACATACAATGATCCAGTGAGTAAACAGAGAGCATCAGGGCAAGAGGAAATGATGATGCCAGCGTTAAGTTTTGGGAAGCGGGCACAAGTCTGCCCTTGGTTCACCGAGGGCCAAACAGAGGAATGGAAAGCCAGTGGGAAACAAAAGAATACGTCATCTCAAGCAGAGATGTTCTCCAACCACAGAACACACCCCAGGGGTAAGTGCCAGGCCACATGCTCAGATAGAGGAGTGAGGAGGGCGTGGCAAGAATGGCCAGGAGTCTCCCATCAGGGGCAGCCCAGTGGGGAGAGTGTGGGTTGGGACAAGCCAGACCCAGttcaaatctcagtcccaccacTTACTAGCAGTGACTTTGGGTATAtttcttaacttctttgagccttACCTGTCAAATAGAATGTCACAGAGCTCATCTCAAAGAgctactgtgagaattaaataagaaaacaaaaagccgAGTACAGAACTCAGCACAGAGCATTCAGTGCAAGGGAGCTGCTGGCATTGTCTGTTACCATCAGCATCAGCATCCTTGAGGACAAAGGCACTGTCTGACCCCCTGCCTtctccagcccagctcagctgggCTCAGAGGACTTGAGTGCACCATCAGTAAAAGAGCAAGGGCGGGGGAATGAATGGAAGGTGGAGGGCAGAGTGGTAACCTAGATCCTCTTTTGAGGACCAGGCCTGGAGCCTTCCAGTCCTATCTATTCTATCCTATCTTCAGCTCCCATCAGGAAATAGCAGATAAAGAGCTTGCATCTACTTGTCAATTACCTTGTTCAAAGTttctaccacatcttcttttttatggctcttGTAAACCTTTGCCAGCAAAAGTAAGCACTTGACATCATTCATCATGGATGGGATGTCTTTGACTGCAAAATGGAAACTCAAATTAGTGCTTTCTGGCCCCTGGGAAGCGGGGGATGGACCAAGGAGGGGGGCTAGGTTCAGAGCCCGTCCCCTGCACCATTCTGCAGGAGAAGAGGGTGTGGGCCGAGGGCAGTCTGTCTGCTCCGAATGCTAGGGGACTGAGTTACAGTGCTGCCTCACCAAAGTCATGATCCAGTGCCTGCTTCAgaattttttctgctttgttgaACTTCTTCAGCTTCAGAAGCAGTTCAGCCAGATCACAGCACAGAAAGTCCTGTCCACTAATCTTCTGAGCAGCCTCATAATAATTAATTGCCTTGGTGCCAACAGGAAATGTCGGCATCAGGGCTGGTTATACGCTTGAGCACCGCACACTGCGTGCCCCTCCAGAACACAGAAGCCTCTGAGGTGAAGGCCTCCTGGCTGGCACATGACTCAAACCTCAGCCTCAGtacgtgggggtggggggtggggagttgcTGAGTTTTCCCCTTGGCACCCAGTTCAGCAGGGTCTCCCCTCCCATGCAGCCCCTCACCCATGCACCCTCCTCCATCTTCCCTGCTGGGCTGGCCCTCCCCACCCGAGTCCAGCCTGACCTTGGTGTACTGGTGGGTCTTCACGTAAGCTTGCCCAATCCTGCTGACCAGCGATGCATCGTGTGGGTTCTTTCTGTAGGCTTCGTTGTAGACCTCCAGGGCCTTCTCAGGCTATGGGGGAAAGGGTCAGGGGTCTCTCTCGTCTCTCTCATGGGAGAAGTGAGACTGGGGGTCCACTTGGCAAGGCCATGAGGCCTTCACTCACCTCCTGAATGTTCATGAAAGCATCACCCAGTAGCAGACTGGTGTGGGGGCTGGGCAGATGTTCACAGAGCTCCCTGCAAAAGTAAGCACCTGCACTTAGACCTGTGTGTCCTTCCTATTCCTGAATCCACTGCCTCCTCTTTCCCGTTCATTCTGgctgacattcattcattcattcagtcactcattATCCAATACTTATTAGCTCATATGAGGCAGGTGCTGGAGCCCTTCGTCCGGGCTCCCCTCATCTGTCATCTGGACCACTGCCAGCACTTCCACCCATTCCTCTGACCTCCGCTCCCAGCCCCTCAACCCTCTTCACGAGGCAGCCTGCTCTTTCTAAACCTCCAGTGTGACTGTCACCCCACTGTTTATTGGTTTCCCACTGCTCTTGGCATCACCTCCCCAATGCCCCAGACAGCACTCCCCTTCCACCTGACCTGCAGAGATGGAGTTTTGCCTGAgaaaggggacagggaagggaccCTTGAGGTCCCAATGTCAAGTCGGAGAGGCAGCAGCTTGGGGCTATCCACCCGTGCTCTCCATCCTCCTTTGCTCACATCGGTCACATCTGAGTTGCTGAACATTTCCTCAAGGAGTagtggggccaggggccagggcagaACCATGGTTCCCCCAGGATGTGAGACATGGTGGCATGGGCAAGCATGACTCAGGGCAGATGCAGCCCTGTATCCTCACAACTCAGCAGCAAGGCGACAGGACCGACCCATCACGCTCAAATTCTAACCCATGGGAAAGTCCATACTTTCCTCAAACACACTCTGAAGACCCAGATTGCAGGGGACAATCTGGAGAAAACACTCCCTAAGACGCTCCTGGGGCGGAGGCTGTCAGAGCTCACCGGTAGCACCCGATGTAGAGGCGGACGTCCTTGCGCGTCTGCAGGTAGATGCTGGCCATCTTCTCCTTGGCCTCCGTGTAGCAGGGCTGCTTGGGTGTGACGTTCCTCAGCACGCTCAGCGCCAGGTCCACGTCCCCCTTGCTCAGGGCCAAGTCCACGTTGGCGATGGTGATGCGGATCTCCTCTGGCGTACCGCTGAACTCGTTGATGGCGTCCTGCATGATCTTGGTGGCCTCGTGCTAAGACATGGGGAGCCAACAGACCTCCATCTGCCGTCACCCACCACATGTGGCCTGACAACACTTAAAACCTCTTCTGGGAAGCTTAAAGCCGCCCTCCCGTTTCCACTCTTGCCCCCAGAGAGACACGGGACACGGAGACAGCTGGGAGCTATCCTGCAACACAGAAGCCAAGACACAATGGCCCACCTCCACCTCAGAgcggcaggaaggagagagagcccTTGCGTGTCCATGGCCACTGTTCCTGGAGGGTGGGGTCAGCTGGGGTGCACCAAAGCCCTGACTGTGAGCACCTGCCCTGGGCATCCCAAAGTCTGTTGTCAATTCAGCAAGGGCAAGCCTACTTCCTAGGTTTCTCAAGGGactgcattttataattttataatgctATCAttgtttcctggggctgctttcTTTAACTCTGCCAGCTGACCTATCATCTTTCCCTGTTTTACTAGGACCCCTCTGTTGATCTCTTATGCTCTACTTTGAGCTGGTTTTACAAGAttccatgttctttttattttccttgagtGCAGAAAAgtttcctgaaaaaatatttcttctattttttatagtattctttCTCCCAAAGTGTAATTtctacttgtctttttcttgttatttctctttcctttctctctcttctcttgccttcctcccctccaccctcccttctttttcctctctttcatttctcccatccctccctccctccctccctttctcatAACCATCTATAGTTCCATGTTGGACCCCTTCCCATCACCACTCATCCTCTAAGGGGAACAGCTCCATCTAACCCTGCCCTTTTCTCAAGAACCAGGCTGGGGAGAGAGCGCCCTGGCACAGCGGCCCTGGGAGCACATCTTCCCTTAGCTTTCTGTGGGTCCTCCCTTTGGCGGTGAGAAGCTGGGCTCAGGATGGACCCCATGGCTCCCAGGGAAGGCCACAGCTCACAGATCTGTTATTTTAGCAAAGCAAGCTGCAAAACTGGTTTTCAGGTtacttccctcctttctttcctctggcCCATCTCTTCTAGACAGGGGCCCAGGGCAGAGAAAACCACGGACACATTTCAACAGGGAGTTCCTGGTCAGTAACCCTCCCTGGAGCTGGGTTCCTTTAGGGATGCCCCTGTTTTTCCTGGTGTGACCACATCTCCAGTTCAGAGTTTCAAGCAAATGCAGGAACCTCACTCCCCCTCACTGCACCctgacttctctctcttcccctgatGGGAACTTGTGAAAGGATAGGACTCTTGCTGGCCTGTTCTCCTTTACCCCCAGGCCCCACCGCAGCGCCTGGCATAGATAGCAGGCCCTCAATCAACAGCTGAATACATTTTGTTACAGATGGAGATTCCTTCTCTACTCTTAAttcttgtgttctttttttgACAGATTTAAAGGAGGAAAGTACAATAAACAGGCTTTCACACTCCCATCTTTGCCATTTTTAACTTTAAGGAGAAAAGGCCACATGGGCTGGTTTCTTCTCTATGCCAGGATCATCACAGGAGAAAGTCCAATGTCCCAGGAGCTCTGCTGGCAAACACCCTCCCGGTGAGCAGGTGAGCAGGTGAGGCCAGTGAGGCCAAGGGAGTACGTGGAATCCAGCTCCCCTAGGCTTTGCCCCTGACTCTGTGTTCCCCATTGCTCCTGTGTACCAGCATAGGATGCCCAGGTGCTCCCCGCCTTTGCTCAGCCATTCCATCCAaggccccagggctgcctcatACAGTTGAGCAGGCTGTACACTGCAAAATTCCAAGGGGACACAACCGGCATCCACTGGAACAGTGTATTGCCCAACCTGCACAACCATCTGTGGTGGCCCTGATGGGCCTGTGTGCTCTGCCTCCCTGAGATCCTCATGCGGACAGTGGGGTAGGCAGGGGACAGATCATGCAGGGCTCAGCAGGGCGTGGACTTGATCTTGAGGTCAATGGGAGTCACTGAAGCCTTTTAGGCAGGGGAGAAATAGGCTCCCAAATGAATAAAGACTCAAATAAAGCACAAGGAGACATCAGCCAGAATCAAAGAGCCTGGTTCCCAGGCCCACTCTGGACCTCCAGCCTGCCCGAGCACCAAGGAAGAGAGTGTGGCATTTCCTACCAGTTCCCCATTCATCCGGAGGGCATCTGCCAGTTCCAGTAGGATGGATACCCGCTCACTGGGCCGCACCGAGGGCCCACGGAACTTCTTGCTTTCTTCCATCTTCTGAGTTGGTAATTTTACGATCATCTTCAGTGCCTTTATGGCTTCTGGGTAGTCCCCAGACTTGTTGAGGGCCCTGGCCTTGATGAAATGGTAGAGGGGGTGGTCTCGGACCTAGAGGAACAGAGCAGAGGTGGGGCTCCAGCACCCAGAGGACAGAAAGCCACAGGGGCCCACAGAGCCTGTGCAGCAGAAGGGACTGGGGGATACAGGCAGCTTCTAGGGCTGCTTTCCCAAGGCAAGTGAAGGCTGCAGCTAACTGAGCTGTGTGACGCTGAGTGGGTGACAGGGCAGAGGGGTTTGCACCTGGAAGTTGTGGCTGATGCCCAGCTCCAAGCAGTGGGA harbors:
- the TTC21A gene encoding tetratricopeptide repeat protein 21A isoform X11, coding for MGSNDSSLMAGIIYYSREKYFRHVQQGAAMGLEKFSNDPVLQFFKAYGVLGEERIQDAISSLESIRNHPDVSLCSIMALIYAHKCCKTIDQKEIQELESSLKETRKTASRTALYYAGLFLWLIGYHDKAKEYTDRMLKISSSSREGCVLRGWVDLSSDKPHTVKKSIKYLEQGIQDTNDVLGLMGKATYFMMLQNYSGALEVVNQITVISGSFLPALVLKMRLFLARQDWDQTVEMGHRILEKDESNIDACQILALHELAREGNITTAAEHIRNLIKALETREPQNPSLHLKKILVVGRLCGRHQTILQLVCSFIERNFKATSSYAHVATELGYLLILQDQVREAALWYSEAMKLDVSSVAALTGIIWGQILEGHLEEAEHQLEFLKEVQQSLGKSEVLVFLQALLASRKHKGEQETTALLKEAAELHFSNMQALPLGPEYFERLDPFFLVCIAKEYLFFCPKQPRLPGQIVSPLLKQVAAILNPVVKAAPALIDPLYVMAQVKYLSGELENAQSILQRCLELDPTFVDAHLLMAQIYLAQGNFAMCSHCLELGISHNFQVRDHPLYHFIKARALNKSGDYPEAIKALKMIVKLPTQKMEESKKFRGPSVRPSERVSILLELADALRMNGELHEATKIMQDAINEFSGTPEEIRITIANVDLALSKGDVDLALSVLRNVTPKQPCYTEAKEKMASIYLQTRKDVRLYIGCYRELCEHLPSPHTSLLLGDAFMNIQEPEKALEVYNEAYRKNPHDASLVSRIGQAYVKTHQYTKAINYYEAAQKISGQDFLCCDLAELLLKLKKFNKAEKILKQALDHDFVKDIPSMMNDVKCLLLLAKVYKSHKKEDVVETLNKAMDLQSRILKRVPLEQPEMIPSQKQLAASICIQFGEYYLAEKEFTKAVRSYKDALSYSPTDNKVELELARLYLLQGHLDLCEQQCAILLQTENNHEMASVMMADLMFRKQKYEAAINLYHQVLEKAPDNFPVLNKLIDLLRRSGKLEDAPAFFELAKKMSSRVPWEPGFNYCRGIYCWYLGQPNEALKFLNKARRDSTWGQSATYYMVQICLNPDNEIVGGEAFENLVAESNRKEWEQHGVRTAEKLLREFYPHSAWGQTQLRLLQSLCLLATREKANVEAALGTFIEMAQAEKDSVPALLAMAQAYMLLKQVPKARTQLKRLAKAPWALAEAEDLEKSWLLLADIYCQGSKFDLASELLRRCVQYNKSCCKAYEYMGFIMEREQSYKDAATNYELAWKYSHHANPTIGFRLAFNYLKDKRFVEAIEVCHNVLREHPHYPKIREEILEKAQGSLRP